From the Corythoichthys intestinalis isolate RoL2023-P3 chromosome 13, ASM3026506v1, whole genome shotgun sequence genome, one window contains:
- the ecsit gene encoding evolutionarily conserved signaling intermediate in Toll pathway, mitochondrial gives MKSTRCLLRLLGRSAHPSLLQNLQHNQIQTARHIRDKKGGHVPVEFLSDRSSVVQRDTFATEHKTKASFVEALEVFIKGDVRRRGHVEFIYAALSKMPEFGVERDLVVYNRLLDVFPKEVFVPRNFIQRMFNHYPRQQECAVQLLEQMENYGVTPNVETKVLLVRIFGEKGHPVRKYQRIMYWFPKFKHANPFPVPHQLPQDPVELADFSLKRIAADLDARVTVFQMPGTDVTETGEQITLPHVVGIQSPAQMALLRKHNPSRPVFVEGPFPLWLRKTCVHYYILRAEPEPPDEKVEEPYDPERSFYYPLQLDLDLDRDFGDLETFDVEDLDEGPVFAMCMTNQGDQATLNRWISGLQESNPILGHIPTLFRLQAGPRELQAETPKEERPPEEEEEEAARGRN, from the exons ATGAAGTCCACAAGGTGTCTTCTCCGGCTGCTGGGCCGCTCCGCCCATCCTAGCTTGCTACAGAATCTGCAGCACAACCAGATACAGACGGCGAGACATATCCGAGATAAGAAAGGAGGACACGTACCCGTGGAGTTTCTCAGCGACAGGAGTTCAGTGGTCCAGCGTGACACCTTTGCCACGGAGCACAAAACCAAGGCTTCTTTCGTGGAGGCGCTGGAGGTCTTCATCAAAGGCGACGTAAGGCGACGGGGCCACGTGGAGTTCATCTACGCCGCGCTCAGTAAGATGCCCGAGTTCGGCGTGGAGCGGGACTTGGTTGTCTACAACCGCCTGCTGGACGTGTTTCCCAAGGAGGTCTTCGTACCTAGGAACTTCATCCAGAGGATGTTCAACCACTACCCACGGCAGCAGGAGTGCGCAGTGCAACTACTGGAACAAATGGAGAACTACG GTGTCACGCCCAACGTGGAAACCAAAGTCCTGCTTGTGCGGATTTTTGGTGAGAAGGGCCACCCTGTGAGGAAGTACCAGCGCATCATGTACTGGTTTCCAAAATTCAAACACGCCAACCCTTTCCCCGTTCCGCATCAGCTACCCCAAGACCCGGTGGAGCTGGCCGACTTTAGTCTTAAGCGGATAGCTGCCGACCTGGACGCTAGAGTCACCGTTTTCCAG ATGCCGGGAACAGACGTGACAGAGACCGGGGAGCAGATAACCCTCCCCCACGTGGTAGGAATTCAGAGCCCTGCACAAATGGCGCTCCTCAGAAAGCACAACCCGAGCAGGCCCGTTTTTGTGGAGGGACCCTTTCCACTGTGGCTGAGGAAGACGTGTGTACATTACTACATCCTTCGGGCTGAACCTGAGCCACCTGATGAGAAG GTGGAGGAGCCCTATGATCCAGAGCGAAGTTTCTACTACCCTCTGCAGCTGGACCTCGACTTAGATCGGGATTTTGGGGACCTTGAGACCTTCGATGTGGAAGACT TGGATGAAGGTccggtttttgccatgtgcatgACCAACCAAGGAGACCAGGCCACCCTCAACCGATGGATCTCTGGTCTGCAGGAGAGCAACCCCATCCTGGGGCACATCCCTACCCTGTTCCGGCTGCAAGCCGGCCCCAGAGAGCTCCAGGCGGAGACCCCGAAAGAGGAGAGGCCccctgaagaagaagaagaggaggcgGCAAGGGGAAGGAACTGA
- the LOC130927780 gene encoding actin-related protein 2-like: protein MDSEGRKVVVCDNGTGFVKCGFAGSNFPDHIFPAMVGRPVIRSTTKVGDIEIKDLMVGDEASECRSMLEVSYPMENGMVRCWDDMLHLWDHTFGTERLDIEPSQCKILLTEPPMNPTKNREMITEVMFEKYGFHGIYVAIQAVLTLYAQGLLTGVVVDSGDGVTHICPVYEGFSLPHLTRRLDIAGRDITRYLIKLLLLRGYAFNHSADFETVRMLKEKLCYVAYNIDQEQRLATETTYLVESYTLPDGRQVMVGGERFGAPEALFQPHLINVEGAGVAELLFNTIQAADIDLRADFYKHIVLSGGSTMYPGLPSRLEREIKQLYLERVLDGDTQKLAKFKIRIEDPPRRKHMVFLGGAVLANIMKDKESFWLSKAEYQESGLGVLQKLGGGVR, encoded by the exons ATGGACAGCGAGGGCAGGAAAGTGGTGGTCTGCGACAACGGGACGGGG TTTGTCAAGTGTGGCTTTGCGGGCTCCAACTTCCCGGACCACATCTTCCCCGCCATGGTGGGTCGCCCGGTCATCCGGTCAACCACCAAAGTGGGCGACATCGAGATCAAG GATCTGATGGTGGGCGACGAAGCCAGCGAGTGCCGCTCCATGCTGGAGGTGTCGTACCCCATGGAGAATGGAATGGTTCGCTGCTGGGACGACATGCTTCACCTGTGGGACCACACCTTTGGAACAGAGAGGCTGGACATCGAGCCTTCTCAGTGCAAG ATCCTGCTGACGGAACCGCCGATGAATCCCACGAAGAACCGTGAGATGATCACTGAGGTCATGTTCGAGAAGTACGGCTTCCACGGGATATACGTGGCCATTCAAGCTGTGCTAACGCTGTACGCTCAGG GTTTGCTGACCGGGGTGGTTGTCGATTCGGGCGACGGCGTCACTCACATTTGTCCGGTGTACGAGGGCTTCTCCTTGCCGCACCTGACGCGCAGGCTGGACATCGCCGGGCGTGATATTACGCGTTATCTCATCAAG CTGCTGCTCCTGCGCGGCTACGCCTTCAACCACTCGGCCGACTTCGAGACGGTTCGCATGCTGAAGGAGAAGCTGTGCTACGTCGCGTACAACATCGACCAGGAGCAGCGTCTCGCTACGGAGACTACATACCTAGTGGAGTCCTACACG CTACCCGACGGCCGGCAGGTCATGGTCGGGGGCGAGAGGTTCGGCGCCCCGGAAGCCCTCTTCCAGCCTCACCTGATCAACGTGGAGGGGGCGGGCGTGGCCGAACTGCTCTTCAACACCATCCAAGCGGCCGACATTGATCTCAG GGCGGACTTCTATAAGCATATTGTCCTCTCCGGTGGGAGCACCATGTACCCTGGACTCCCATCCAGACTGGAGCGAGAGATCAAGCAGCTTTACTTGGAGAGGGTCCTGGACGGAGACACGCAAAAATTGGCT AAGTTCAAGATCCGGATCGAGGACCCGCCTCGCCGCAAACACATGGTGTTCCTGGGCGGCGCAGTGCTAGCCAACATCATGAAGGACAAGGAATCCTTCTGGCTGAGCAAAGCCGAGTACCAGGAGAGCGGCCTCGGCGTGCTACAGAAACTTGGAGGTGGTGTTAGATGA